A window of Candidatus Poribacteria bacterium contains these coding sequences:
- a CDS encoding peptidyl-prolyl cis-trans isomerase: MKKTITIFVIVAMTCLLTWRFVQSDGHEQPEPAMDESQVILVEYKWNGESHQISLADLNAAISELPVYRQQNYKSRADKAEYLEELIEEKLKILRAADEGFDTLPEHLNKLEDYTHQLMVEKLTEAEVDNKIVYTDEELMTHYQANLSEYVEDAKVRATCITLDDEDFANETLDAIKAGKDIIEMAKELSEAGKLANGPGSSDPDDPGNTYFFTKSASPRWEEFIEAVFEQEIGEMTDVLFETDVNEETFYLIFRKEEHHPDRQQEFDEVKSDIQRTVEREKKRSRINEWVTEITEKGKLRTYPENIPEPPKPEEAETDESDQ, translated from the coding sequence ATGAAAAAAACGATTACTATTTTTGTAATTGTCGCTATGACTTGTCTGTTGACATGGCGGTTTGTTCAATCTGATGGTCATGAACAACCTGAACCTGCTATGGACGAGAGCCAAGTGATTTTGGTGGAATACAAATGGAACGGTGAATCCCATCAAATCTCGTTGGCAGACCTGAACGCGGCAATCTCAGAATTGCCGGTTTACCGTCAGCAGAACTATAAGAGTCGAGCAGACAAAGCCGAGTATCTTGAGGAATTGATAGAGGAGAAACTCAAAATCCTTCGTGCTGCTGACGAGGGGTTTGATACGCTCCCCGAACACCTCAACAAACTCGAAGATTACACCCATCAGCTCATGGTTGAGAAGTTAACCGAGGCGGAAGTAGATAATAAAATTGTCTATACCGACGAGGAGCTCATGACGCACTATCAAGCGAATTTGAGTGAATACGTTGAGGATGCCAAAGTTCGCGCAACCTGCATTACCCTTGATGACGAAGATTTCGCCAATGAGACGTTGGATGCTATCAAAGCGGGTAAGGACATCATTGAGATGGCGAAGGAGCTCTCGGAAGCTGGAAAACTTGCTAATGGACCCGGTAGTTCCGACCCGGATGATCCGGGCAATACCTACTTCTTCACAAAGTCTGCCTCACCGCGCTGGGAGGAATTCATTGAGGCTGTTTTTGAGCAAGAAATCGGCGAAATGACGGATGTCCTTTTTGAGACTGATGTCAATGAGGAAACCTTCTACCTCATCTTCCGTAAGGAAGAACACCATCCAGACCGTCAGCAGGAATTCGATGAAGTCAAGAGCGATATCCAAAGGACGGTTGAACGTGAAAAGAAACGCTCACGCATCAATGAATGGGTCACCGAAATTACTGAGAAAGGCAAGTTACGCACCTATCCTGAAAATATTCCGGAACCGCCGAAACCAGAAGAAGCGGAAACCGACGAGTCAGACCAGTAG
- a CDS encoding peptidyl-prolyl cis-trans isomerase: MLTAVARLMGRINSQFRLPVVPLLLLGILATHPIFYSCGDKAIGADGTVIAEFDWNGKQRITLEEMMQEISELPEYKQRQYQDKEGLETYMLLMAESRLILNLARDEKLNEDAEILKKVQDYLHELMVKRITTQEVDDKLTLSEDDYIQHYETHKGDYVRPEQVRLSCITLLDKERADETFAQIKGGKDILEAAQELSDRGELVGPGANPATPGDTNYIGRDSFPTGTEPFLDAAFAAEIGKLHDGVIEVDVQGQKYYMIFRKDEARDEYQKPFDDEDVRKSVERKAEREKRQQLMDDWIRQLRERAEVKTYIDRIPEAQSEEAEEASEEEHAEESSGETEPEE; the protein is encoded by the coding sequence ATGCTCACAGCAGTTGCCCGCCTCATGGGCAGAATCAATAGTCAGTTCCGGCTTCCGGTTGTCCCTTTACTTTTACTTGGGATTCTTGCCACACACCCTATTTTCTATAGCTGTGGTGACAAGGCAATTGGTGCTGACGGAACAGTCATTGCTGAATTTGATTGGAATGGTAAACAACGCATCACCCTTGAAGAGATGATGCAAGAGATTAGCGAACTCCCTGAGTACAAGCAGCGTCAATATCAAGACAAAGAGGGATTAGAAACCTATATGCTTCTCATGGCAGAGAGTCGCTTAATTCTCAATCTCGCCCGGGACGAAAAGCTCAATGAAGACGCGGAAATTCTCAAGAAGGTTCAGGATTACCTTCACGAGTTGATGGTCAAGAGGATTACGACGCAAGAGGTTGACGATAAGCTCACTTTAAGTGAAGACGACTATATTCAACACTATGAAACGCACAAAGGGGACTACGTCCGCCCTGAGCAAGTGAGGCTTTCATGTATTACGCTTCTTGATAAAGAGCGCGCTGATGAAACGTTCGCACAAATCAAAGGCGGCAAAGACATCCTTGAGGCCGCCCAAGAGCTTTCCGATCGCGGTGAACTCGTCGGTCCTGGGGCGAATCCAGCCACCCCCGGTGACACGAACTACATTGGTCGGGATTCCTTCCCAACGGGAACTGAGCCTTTCTTAGATGCAGCGTTCGCTGCGGAGATCGGTAAACTCCATGATGGGGTTATTGAGGTCGATGTCCAGGGGCAGAAGTACTACATGATATTCCGAAAAGATGAGGCTCGTGACGAATACCAAAAGCCATTTGACGACGAAGATGTTCGTAAGAGTGTCGAGCGGAAAGCGGAACGCGAAAAACGACAACAACTCATGGATGATTGGATTCGTCAGCTTCGTGAACGTGCCGAGGTCAAAACCTACATAGATCGCATCCCGGAGGCACAATCCGAAGAAGCCGAAGAGGCATCGGAGGAAGAGCACGCCGAAGAGTCTTCTGGGGAGACAGAACCTGAAGAGTAG
- a CDS encoding histidine phosphatase family protein, which translates to MKTLLILRHAKSSWNYPELSDYDRPLNRRGKRDAPRMGEHLRQEGLIPDRILTSSAKRARKTASKVAKTSGYIGKVEKLDVFYDTVPGVYFETLQALPNKYQCVMVVGHNPTMEQLVGHLTGLIERMPTAALAHIELPIERWEELNLYTKGILISLWTPKTLFID; encoded by the coding sequence ATGAAAACACTTCTGATTCTGCGACATGCCAAATCCAGTTGGAACTACCCAGAACTCTCCGATTACGACCGCCCTCTCAATAGACGCGGTAAACGCGATGCGCCGCGTATGGGCGAACACCTACGTCAAGAAGGATTAATTCCTGATCGGATCCTCACTTCATCGGCAAAGCGTGCAAGAAAAACAGCGAGCAAAGTCGCAAAAACGTCCGGTTATATAGGAAAAGTAGAAAAGTTAGATGTATTTTATGATACTGTACCGGGAGTTTACTTTGAAACATTACAAGCACTTCCGAACAAATATCAGTGCGTTATGGTGGTTGGACACAACCCCACAATGGAACAGCTCGTGGGCCATCTGACAGGACTCATCGAACGAATGCCGACAGCAGCACTCGCCCACATTGAACTCCCTATAGAACGCTGGGAAGAACTCAATCTGTATACAAAGGGAATCTTAATCAGCTTATGGACACCCAAAACGCTTTTCATCGACTGA
- a CDS encoding DUF3108 domain-containing protein, protein MQYAEHLIFIFLLIGCLAVNGTSQSLVESPNIAPHPLRVGEKLTYNIHVAKMRAAQRTDWIVKEEAVNGETVYHIQSELKTRALFRLYSFGRQEETYLNPKTLSPIRFRNQLRDQKYRATVTIDFREETADYEKISRPKPKSPDKREAKVLEIPAGTQDELSMLYFLRSKQLAVGKTYFFPLIAKGKVQKVTLTVERREKVKNKKLGIVTTLVLRTSTGDRFWFTDDKRRILVKAATKRGRWTANATLADIEFTD, encoded by the coding sequence TTGCAGTACGCAGAGCACCTAATCTTCATCTTTCTTCTTATAGGCTGTCTTGCCGTAAATGGCACCTCCCAATCGCTTGTTGAAAGTCCAAACATTGCGCCTCACCCACTACGGGTCGGTGAAAAGTTAACTTACAATATTCATGTGGCAAAAATGCGTGCTGCTCAACGGACAGACTGGATTGTTAAAGAAGAAGCAGTAAATGGAGAGACGGTTTATCATATCCAGTCTGAACTGAAAACCCGTGCTCTTTTTAGACTCTATAGTTTTGGGAGGCAGGAAGAAACGTATTTGAATCCAAAGACACTCTCACCCATCCGCTTCCGAAATCAGTTGCGGGATCAAAAATATCGTGCTACTGTGACAATTGATTTCCGAGAGGAAACAGCAGATTATGAAAAAATCTCGCGCCCGAAGCCGAAATCGCCTGACAAACGCGAGGCAAAAGTATTAGAGATACCTGCTGGTACACAAGATGAACTGTCAATGCTCTACTTCCTACGTTCTAAACAGCTTGCAGTTGGTAAAACTTATTTCTTTCCGCTTATAGCGAAGGGCAAGGTTCAGAAGGTTACGCTCACTGTTGAGCGCAGAGAGAAGGTAAAGAATAAGAAATTGGGCATCGTCACAACCCTCGTTTTACGAACTTCAACAGGGGACCGCTTCTGGTTCACGGACGACAAACGTCGGATACTCGTCAAAGCAGCAACCAAAAGGGGACGCTGGACAGCAAATGCTACTTTAGCCGACATCGAATTTACCGACTGA
- the mfd gene encoding transcription-repair coupling factor gives MIEFLRKTENYQTLVACLKGGKQLPWLRGLANASTAYLLATLTDDFPEKSFLIVLPSQREAEQVLEEICTYRSYPTLETALTADEQPEINLFPAWNPKLFDRIAPPKNIVSDRMRCLERLVHEERSVVVTTSQAMLYKLPPRERFAVACCVLNLGDEIDPDDVAAMLIRGGYQNVELVEVKGEFARRGDILDVYPLTADTPVRIEFFGDEIDAIRAFDPISQRSTESVQSVSFTPLREVFSDDVSVDHWQARVDELIQEHATPQLINAVREITQSLTEAASSQYRLEECPLNDGIEAFLPMLIPETGLLTDYLPDDTIVCLIEPQWQKREASQMHERMQELFQKKLEESSLMVPPDELLVSFETLSIELEKYPVISTSLAPPREAVENALEPLHFEMKPLVLPSGNYQTVINQMKTWTAEGMQIHVFCETPQQSKRVSEILAERELFPPDINTSVGAISEGFLNESLNLIVISEDELFGSRQRRPIRHRPSTDGTPILSLIDLKVGDYVVHVSHGIAVYDGIRRLAIDGKSQDFLILKYSADDILYVPTYQVDLVQKYIGSKDNNYKPRVDRLGGTAWGRRKSKVKASIEQMADELLKLYALRQARKGYSFPAEVPWQTDFEALFPYQETDDQLQAIEDVKTDMEDERPMDRLVCGDVGYGKTEVALRAAFKSVMSEKQVAILVPTTILALQHHDTFEKRFQSFPVNIEMLNRFRTPKQIKEIKEGLANGTVDIVIGTHSLLYKTVEFDNLGLLIVDEEHRFGVKHKEKIKQFKETIDVLTLTATPIPRTLHMSLVGIRDFSIINTPPADRLPIQTFVMPYDSEVIREAIITELSRDGQIFFVHNRVQDIQSIARIVQELVPEARIAVAHGQMPERELETIMLEFIRHKHDILVCTMIIESGLDIPNVNTILINRADALGLAQLYQLRGRVGRATTQAYGYLFYPQDRAITEGAQKRLRVIEEFTDLGSGFKIALRDLEIRGTGNILGAEQHGHIVTVGYELYCRLLEEAVMALKGETVEETVETRISFPVEAYLPDDYVPDSRQKISIYKKIAGLKDPDALDELREELRDRYGAIPEPTEVLLEIANIKQLSQRLGITAIVAGKEQVKVTFDERKPRINVKKLVEIVHQSKELELQPPAQLKIRMPGVTGTNMLIELQQTLKLFVA, from the coding sequence GTGATAGAATTTTTACGCAAAACTGAAAATTACCAAACACTGGTGGCATGCCTCAAAGGTGGTAAGCAGCTCCCATGGCTCAGAGGATTGGCAAACGCATCGACCGCGTATCTTTTGGCAACGCTCACTGACGATTTTCCAGAAAAATCCTTCCTGATTGTGCTGCCCTCACAGCGTGAAGCCGAACAAGTCTTGGAAGAGATCTGTACGTACCGGTCATACCCTACCTTGGAAACCGCCCTTACTGCCGATGAACAGCCTGAAATTAACTTGTTTCCTGCTTGGAACCCGAAACTTTTTGATCGTATTGCCCCTCCTAAAAACATTGTCTCAGACCGGATGCGGTGTCTGGAACGCTTAGTCCACGAGGAACGAAGTGTCGTTGTAACAACAAGCCAAGCGATGCTTTACAAATTACCGCCGCGCGAACGTTTTGCCGTAGCTTGTTGTGTTCTTAACCTCGGAGATGAAATAGACCCGGACGATGTCGCGGCGATGCTCATCCGTGGTGGTTACCAGAACGTTGAACTCGTAGAAGTCAAGGGTGAATTTGCACGCAGAGGTGATATCTTAGATGTTTATCCGCTTACTGCTGACACCCCGGTACGCATCGAATTTTTCGGCGATGAAATTGATGCTATCCGCGCCTTTGATCCAATATCGCAACGTTCAACAGAATCGGTTCAGTCGGTTTCATTTACACCGCTACGGGAAGTTTTTTCCGATGATGTATCCGTTGATCATTGGCAAGCCCGGGTGGATGAATTGATTCAGGAGCATGCGACACCGCAATTAATAAATGCTGTCCGGGAAATAACACAAAGTTTAACGGAGGCTGCGTCGTCTCAATATCGGCTTGAAGAATGCCCACTCAATGATGGCATTGAGGCGTTTTTGCCAATGCTCATCCCTGAAACTGGACTCCTCACCGATTATTTACCTGACGATACAATCGTCTGCTTGATAGAGCCGCAGTGGCAGAAGCGCGAAGCATCGCAGATGCACGAGCGGATGCAGGAATTGTTTCAAAAGAAGTTGGAAGAATCGAGCCTCATGGTCCCGCCGGATGAGTTGTTAGTCTCCTTTGAAACACTCAGTATCGAATTAGAGAAGTATCCCGTCATCTCAACGTCTTTGGCACCGCCTCGTGAAGCCGTAGAAAATGCCTTGGAACCACTGCATTTTGAAATGAAACCGCTTGTATTGCCCTCTGGCAACTATCAGACGGTCATTAACCAGATGAAAACGTGGACAGCTGAAGGCATGCAGATTCATGTTTTCTGTGAAACGCCTCAACAGTCAAAGCGTGTCTCTGAGATTTTAGCGGAGCGCGAGTTGTTTCCTCCAGACATTAACACCAGCGTGGGAGCAATTAGTGAAGGGTTTCTCAATGAATCGCTAAATCTTATTGTCATTTCTGAAGATGAACTCTTCGGCAGTCGCCAGCGTCGCCCGATCCGGCACAGACCGTCTACAGATGGCACCCCGATTCTCAGTCTAATCGATCTAAAGGTTGGAGATTACGTCGTACACGTCTCACACGGCATCGCTGTTTATGATGGGATACGCCGATTGGCAATTGATGGCAAATCACAGGATTTCCTAATACTCAAATACAGCGCGGACGACATCCTCTATGTGCCGACCTATCAGGTTGACCTTGTTCAGAAGTATATCGGCAGCAAGGACAATAACTATAAGCCGCGTGTTGACAGGCTCGGGGGGACCGCTTGGGGACGACGAAAAAGTAAAGTCAAAGCGTCAATTGAACAGATGGCGGATGAATTGCTCAAACTGTACGCCCTTCGCCAAGCGCGGAAAGGATACAGTTTTCCGGCTGAGGTGCCGTGGCAAACTGACTTTGAAGCACTCTTCCCGTATCAGGAAACGGATGATCAACTCCAAGCGATTGAAGACGTGAAAACCGACATGGAAGATGAGCGTCCAATGGATAGACTCGTCTGTGGAGATGTGGGTTACGGAAAAACGGAGGTCGCGTTGCGTGCCGCTTTCAAATCTGTTATGTCTGAAAAGCAGGTAGCGATTCTTGTGCCTACCACGATTCTCGCACTCCAACACCACGACACCTTTGAGAAACGTTTTCAATCTTTTCCAGTCAATATTGAGATGTTAAACCGGTTCCGGACACCGAAGCAAATAAAGGAGATTAAAGAGGGATTGGCAAACGGGACGGTGGATATCGTTATCGGGACGCACAGTCTCCTCTACAAAACGGTCGAATTTGACAACCTTGGGCTTTTGATCGTTGACGAGGAACACCGTTTCGGCGTTAAGCACAAAGAGAAAATCAAACAGTTTAAAGAGACGATTGACGTGCTTACGTTGACTGCTACGCCGATTCCACGTACGCTTCACATGTCGCTTGTTGGTATACGGGATTTTAGTATTATTAATACCCCACCAGCAGATCGGTTGCCGATTCAGACATTCGTTATGCCTTATGATAGCGAGGTCATTCGTGAAGCGATCATTACCGAATTAAGTCGTGATGGACAGATATTTTTTGTTCATAACCGCGTTCAGGATATTCAAAGTATCGCGCGAATAGTTCAGGAACTCGTACCAGAGGCGCGTATCGCTGTCGCGCACGGACAAATGCCAGAGCGTGAATTAGAGACCATTATGCTTGAGTTTATTCGCCACAAACACGATATCCTCGTCTGCACAATGATTATTGAGTCAGGTCTGGATATCCCTAACGTGAATACTATCCTCATTAATCGGGCAGATGCCCTCGGTTTAGCGCAACTCTACCAGTTGCGTGGACGTGTTGGTCGTGCGACGACGCAGGCTTATGGCTATCTGTTCTATCCGCAAGACCGAGCGATTACTGAAGGTGCTCAGAAAAGACTCCGGGTTATTGAGGAGTTCACAGACCTCGGTTCAGGTTTCAAAATAGCCCTCCGAGACTTAGAGATTCGGGGGACCGGGAATATTCTCGGTGCGGAACAGCACGGTCATATTGTCACCGTAGGCTATGAACTTTATTGTAGACTCCTTGAAGAGGCAGTCATGGCATTGAAGGGTGAAACAGTCGAGGAAACCGTGGAAACACGTATCAGTTTCCCCGTTGAGGCGTATCTGCCTGATGATTACGTACCGGACAGTCGTCAGAAGATCTCTATCTACAAGAAAATTGCTGGGTTAAAGGATCCGGATGCACTTGATGAACTCCGCGAAGAGCTCAGAGATAGGTACGGTGCGATTCCGGAGCCTACAGAAGTGTTACTGGAGATTGCCAACATCAAGCAGCTCAGTCAACGTCTTGGTATTACTGCCATTGTTGCTGGAAAGGAGCAGGTAAAGGTTACTTTTGACGAACGAAAACCGCGAATTAATGTGAAGAAATTGGTTGAGATTGTCCACCAAAGTAAGGAACTTGAACTACAACCCCCGGCACAACTTAAAATTCGGATGCCGGGAGTAACTGGCACGAATATGTTAATCGAACTGCAACAAACCTTAAAGTTGTTTGTTGCGTAA
- a CDS encoding peptidylprolyl isomerase — MAYRIVAYLMLCLLLISSSVSVSVARTFDRIIAYVNDDVVTKRELDVLVKQRAMELQQVYRYSEREALNESERQRPELLDRLIRQMLLLEAALTLKITVSDVDIEQYVQDFKKRYQIETDEEFEKQLNREGMTLFAFREQSERNLKAERLVMGRIVPRLQVRDSEIQKFFEENRDQLPTKSDKVGLRHIFVAFKPNQADRDAAFETVRKALDEIAADNTKFEELARRYAPKKNSSSQAGMLIEATTEELNQFPEIFQNVLKDLAEGALSEPIEGNEGLYVFAVEQKTDEMIAFRYLIVPLVPSAEAMHEAREDIVEVYKKLENGEDFTALAAAHSDDVETRENGGDLGVRSLAELNPKTRAVIEALETGAYSQPHETESGLHIFRVDERNSPDLSEAEKRQITSILRQQRFQEEWDAYTDKLLENAYVKIQLKE, encoded by the coding sequence ATGGCTTACAGAATTGTTGCTTATCTTATGCTCTGTTTATTGCTCATCAGCAGTAGTGTAAGCGTCAGTGTTGCTCGCACTTTTGACAGAATTATCGCTTACGTCAATGACGATGTCGTAACCAAGCGAGAACTTGATGTCTTGGTGAAGCAACGCGCGATGGAACTCCAGCAAGTCTATCGCTACAGCGAGCGCGAAGCACTCAATGAATCCGAACGACAACGACCTGAACTTCTCGATCGGCTTATCAGACAAATGCTTCTTTTGGAAGCCGCGCTAACCTTGAAGATTACCGTCAGTGATGTGGACATAGAGCAGTACGTTCAAGACTTTAAAAAGAGATACCAAATTGAAACCGATGAGGAGTTTGAAAAGCAGTTAAACCGAGAAGGTATGACACTCTTTGCTTTTCGTGAGCAATCGGAGCGGAACCTTAAAGCGGAGAGACTTGTGATGGGGAGGATTGTGCCGCGATTACAAGTCCGCGACAGCGAGATCCAAAAGTTTTTTGAAGAGAATCGAGACCAATTGCCAACTAAATCAGATAAAGTCGGTTTGCGACACATTTTTGTTGCTTTTAAACCGAATCAAGCCGACCGAGATGCTGCATTTGAAACCGTTCGGAAAGCACTTGATGAAATCGCAGCAGATAACACAAAGTTTGAAGAACTTGCACGGCGGTATGCCCCCAAAAAGAATTCAAGTTCGCAAGCCGGGATGCTCATAGAAGCCACCACTGAAGAACTCAATCAATTTCCAGAGATATTTCAGAATGTCCTGAAAGACTTGGCAGAGGGCGCGCTGAGCGAACCGATTGAGGGAAACGAAGGACTCTACGTGTTCGCTGTGGAACAGAAAACCGACGAGATGATTGCCTTTCGGTATCTCATTGTTCCACTTGTGCCCAGTGCGGAGGCTATGCATGAGGCACGCGAGGATATCGTCGAAGTTTACAAAAAGTTGGAAAATGGTGAGGATTTTACAGCACTTGCCGCAGCACATTCCGACGATGTTGAAACACGAGAGAACGGCGGTGACCTCGGGGTTCGTTCCCTGGCGGAACTCAATCCTAAAACGCGTGCCGTGATTGAAGCACTGGAAACTGGGGCTTACAGCCAACCCCACGAAACTGAATCTGGACTCCACATTTTTAGAGTTGACGAGCGAAATAGCCCTGACCTGAGTGAAGCGGAGAAAAGACAGATCACCTCCATACTCCGTCAGCAACGGTTTCAGGAAGAATGGGATGCGTATACCGACAAACTCCTCGAAAATGCCTACGTCAAAATCCAATTGAAAGAGTAA
- a CDS encoding AAA-like domain-containing protein: MKTFGTEGPVSPEKNYIVSRTAELTDFIDRIKQGKYLVIFAPRQTGKTTFFQFALDMLVAEDSTYFPIELNFEAYVDVDPVDFYRNLVEDIREGMLHNFEKYGSLPTEALVSFLDTAEITDHLSMLRFFQRLASLLGNQNFVVIIDEFDAIPKTAVRGFLHSLRRIYLTRSAPQCPHSVGIVGVKSIAQLDYDRSVSPFNIHDEFAVSNFTLEQVRELLGQYTDEVGQAFAPEVIESLHKQTGGQPFLVNRCAQILTTELEIPKTGPITMEHFSSAHTRLLREQNRNIQHLLTNIRRNPRFEKILMQITSYDEGVAFNLDNEAISKLVTYGVIEEDTGGVCRIVNPIYQFRIMQAFKQPINGLERDYLPEDTRAGFRDYLTPDGHIHMQSLLDNFKDFIARAGFRILQIPDTPHEYVGQYLLFAYLDQFVRLVGGNMYLEVPTGRGRMDLLILHDARKYVVETKIWEGDLLYEAGKEQLAKYLSIENADEGYYVVFDHRKNPEPRVETETIQDLTIRSYVIPVVQARPSTPTVHI, translated from the coding sequence ATGAAAACGTTTGGAACCGAAGGTCCCGTGTCCCCAGAGAAAAACTACATTGTCAGCCGGACTGCTGAACTCACTGACTTTATTGATCGCATCAAACAGGGAAAATACCTTGTTATTTTTGCACCGCGCCAAACTGGCAAGACTACATTTTTCCAATTCGCACTTGATATGCTTGTCGCCGAGGATTCAACTTATTTCCCTATCGAACTTAACTTTGAAGCGTATGTAGATGTAGATCCAGTCGATTTTTATAGAAACCTTGTTGAAGATATTCGTGAAGGGATGTTACACAATTTTGAAAAATATGGAAGCCTGCCTACTGAAGCATTGGTGTCTTTTTTAGACACCGCAGAGATAACGGATCATCTGTCGATGCTAAGGTTTTTCCAACGTTTGGCGAGCTTGCTTGGTAATCAAAATTTTGTTGTTATCATTGACGAGTTTGATGCCATTCCCAAAACTGCTGTGAGAGGTTTCCTCCATTCGTTGCGCCGTATCTACCTCACCCGTAGTGCTCCGCAATGTCCACACAGCGTCGGCATTGTTGGTGTTAAGAGCATCGCCCAACTTGATTACGACCGCTCAGTATCCCCCTTCAATATTCATGACGAGTTTGCGGTGTCCAATTTCACCCTCGAACAGGTGCGTGAACTTCTTGGACAATATACAGACGAAGTTGGCCAAGCCTTCGCGCCTGAAGTCATCGAAAGTCTTCACAAACAGACAGGTGGACAGCCCTTTCTCGTCAACCGATGCGCCCAAATTCTCACAACAGAACTGGAAATTCCAAAGACTGGACCGATTACAATGGAGCATTTCTCAAGCGCACATACGCGGCTCCTTCGGGAACAAAACCGCAATATTCAGCATTTGTTGACGAATATCCGCAGAAACCCGCGTTTTGAGAAAATCCTGATGCAGATCACCTCTTACGATGAAGGCGTGGCTTTCAACTTGGACAATGAAGCCATCAGCAAACTCGTTACGTATGGCGTGATTGAGGAAGATACCGGTGGTGTGTGTAGGATTGTTAACCCAATCTATCAATTCCGTATTATGCAGGCATTCAAGCAACCCATTAACGGCTTAGAGCGGGACTACCTCCCGGAAGACACCCGTGCCGGCTTTCGCGATTACCTTACACCTGATGGACACATCCACATGCAATCCCTCCTTGACAACTTCAAGGATTTCATCGCCCGCGCAGGTTTCAGAATACTGCAAATTCCAGACACACCCCACGAGTATGTCGGGCAGTATCTCCTTTTTGCCTATCTCGACCAATTCGTTCGTCTCGTTGGCGGGAACATGTACCTTGAGGTCCCAACCGGGCGCGGCAGAATGGATCTGCTCATTCTCCACGATGCCCGCAAGTATGTGGTTGAAACGAAAATTTGGGAGGGTGATCTGCTCTATGAGGCGGGTAAAGAGCAACTCGCGAAGTATCTCAGCATAGAAAATGCCGACGAAGGCTATTACGTGGTATTTGATCATCGCAAAAATCCGGAACCCCGGGTAGAAACCGAAACAATACAAGATTTAACGATTCGGAGTTATGTCATTCCTGTCGTGCAAGCTCGTCCCTCCACTCCTACTGTCCATATTTAA
- a CDS encoding fibronectin type III domain-containing protein, with the protein MLSKINGILITLMFAMLFGGISGCYIDTTDDRDDEPPAIPRGVRTITGDEQVTVEWYPNGEYDLAGYRVWRGPDGTNFNEMLIEAPQGTTRYTDTTVRNGVTYYYAVSAYDIHGNESDLSPENAWDTPRPEGRNIALDDYNLFPERSGFDFSQPQKGSIPWDAAATDIYFGLDIEIGVTYLYSDNETLMQDLGYHEHFDEVDVVPEVGYTTLFVELLEGHIYAIYTPDGNFAKIRVRELYDDAVIFDWAYQTDPENVQLAPSLKIP; encoded by the coding sequence ATGTTATCTAAAATTAACGGAATACTCATTACACTAATGTTCGCGATGCTGTTTGGCGGCATCAGTGGCTGTTACATTGACACTACTGACGATAGAGATGATGAACCGCCCGCTATTCCGCGTGGTGTCAGAACGATCACAGGGGACGAACAGGTTACTGTTGAATGGTATCCTAACGGCGAATACGACTTGGCAGGCTATAGAGTGTGGCGAGGTCCCGACGGCACGAATTTTAATGAAATGTTGATAGAGGCACCGCAAGGCACCACACGTTACACGGATACAACCGTGCGAAATGGAGTGACCTACTATTACGCTGTTTCCGCTTATGACATTCACGGAAACGAAAGTGATCTCAGCCCTGAAAATGCTTGGGATACACCACGACCGGAAGGACGAAATATCGCGCTTGATGACTACAACCTTTTTCCTGAAAGAAGTGGTTTCGATTTCTCACAACCGCAAAAAGGGAGTATCCCGTGGGATGCCGCCGCAACCGATATCTATTTTGGACTTGATATCGAAATCGGTGTCACCTATCTCTATTCCGATAATGAAACGCTCATGCAGGATTTAGGGTATCACGAACACTTTGATGAAGTTGATGTCGTTCCAGAAGTCGGGTACACGACGCTATTTGTTGAACTGCTCGAAGGACATATCTATGCTATCTATACACCCGATGGTAATTTCGCCAAGATTCGGGTGCGCGAGCTTTATGACGATGCCGTCATTTTTGATTGGGCATACCAGACGGATCCTGAAAATGTCCAATTGGCTCCGTCTCTCAAGATCCCTTGA